CTGCCCTCTTGAGTTGGCTCCTACATCTAGTACCACGATCGCTTTAATTTTAGGAGATGCTATCGCTATGTGTTTGATGGAACTGAAAAATTTTAAAAGGGAAAATTTTGCACTCTATCATCCAGCGGGCAGACTTGGAAAACGTTTGAGTTTGAAAATCGACGACGTGATGAGAAAGGATAAAGATTTAGCCAAGGTATTACCGGATACAAAGTTAGAAAATATACTCACAGAAATCACCGTAAAAAGACAAGGAGCTACAGGAGTTACAGATTCAAGCGGAATACTTTTAGGAATCATTACAGATTTTGACATTCGTAAAAAATTAAAAGAAGGAAAATTGGATTCCTCGATTTCAGCGGAACAATTGATGAACTCAAATCCTACTCTGTTTTTATCTGGGTCAAATGCCTACGATGTTTTAAAACAGATGGAATCCAGACCCAATCCGATTTCAGTCGCTCCGATCGTAGATAATTCCAAAAGATTGATTGGAATCGTTTCCATCCACGACCTTTTACAAAAAGGTCTTTGATTTATGAATCAGCGAGAATTTAAGATCGTTCTTACGATTAACGAAGACGAATTTTTTTCTCTTAAAGAACATCCTTTTTGTGATCGAATTGAAATTCGCCTCGATCTATTTTCTCCTAAAAACATCGGACAAAAACTAGTAGATAAAATCGAAGAACTGAACACGAAATGTATTTTCACTTACAGACAACCGGAAGACACCGATCAAGTAGCGTCTGCAAAAAAAGAAGAATTAGATTTTCATAAAATAGTTTCCGAAATCGACCCCAGGGCTCATTATTTGGATTTGGAATTAAACCGTCATAATGATCTTTTTGAATCGAACCTAAACAAAGGTTTTGGCCTGATTCGATCCGTTCATAAATTCGACGGAATCTTATCGGAACAGGAAATTAGGGATTGGATTGGTAAAGATTCTTATCTAAAACCGGAAAAATATAAATCGATTCTCCCCTTAATTTATAAATTTGCGGTATTCCCAAATTCTATTTACGAACTGACTCAATTTCTTTCTTCTTTTAGAATTGTATCAAACGAATTCAAAAAATTGAATATACTTTTGATCGGAATTTGTATGGGTTCTTTGGGAATAGTTTCAAGGGTATTTCCGGATCATTTTGGTTCTATTTTTACTTATTGTTGTTTGAACGATCCCAAAGCTCCTGGCCAAGTAGATTTAGAATCTCTAATCCGATTACGAAATTTATAAGTCTGTCTCCAAAATTTTTGTGTAAAATTATACGAGTTTGACACAAGGAAATTTATTTTTCTAGAGAAAGTTGGAAATGAATTTGAAGATCAATTCCTAAAATGTAGGAACTATCTCAAATCATGATTTTATGAAAAAATTCTAAAAACTCATACTTTTAGAAAATTTTGGCGAATAAAAAACTCGATGTCGCTCTATGGATCATTTCCAATTTGTTCGGAATTTCTACTATAATCTCTTTCACATTGTTCATAACGAATTATGCAAAGTATAAATTTCTTTAGAATTTACTATATATTATTTTTTGAATATACAATTTTTTAAACTTAGAATCTAAGATACAAAATCTTATTTTTAATTCCTGAAAATTCTACAATAAAATTGTTCAAGAATTAGTTCTCTACCTGTTTTCTTTGCATTAAAATGGAAAATTGAAACAGTTTTACCAATTCCACTATGAAGTTTTTCAATAACTCTAATATAAAACTAAATCTAAGTCTTATCTAAAGCCTGATTATTATTTTGGTTTGTTTCTTTATCGGAACCCTTAGTTTCCAAAAAAGATCTAAAAGTAGATTTTTCTTTAAACCGATCAAATTCTTTTTCTTCTGCGGCAGCAGACCAAATCGCTGGTTTTATTTCTGCGGCTTTACGGATGTATTCCATGGTTTTTTCAAGATCGTCTTTATTTGCATAACATTTTGCTAATAAATAATAAGCTCCCGAAGAATTGTTTACTTTTTCCAAAAGCAAAATCGATTGATCTATTTTTCCAGTATAATAATAAGCTTTACCTAGATAAAAACGATATTCTCTTTCTTCTTCCTCGGAAGATTGAACGGAATGAAAATAACGAAGAGCCTTTTCATATTCTCCACGATTTGTATAATAACGGGCTAACTTTAAAATTCCATCGTTGTAAACATCCGGAAGATTTTTAAATTCCGGATTTTCCTTTTCCAACTTGGAAGCGATTTCCTTTAAAATCGCATAACCTTCCGTTTCTTCTTTATTTTGAATTTTACAAAGTGCCAAATACATCCGAATTTCATGAGTTCTTTCACCAAATTCCAGCGCCTTCTCCGCGGTTTTGATTGCATTTTCACAATCTTTTACTTCGTACTTGAGTTTGGTCAATCCGATCAAAGGTTGAACCGTACTATGAACTGCATAAGATTTTCTATAATATTTGGCCGCTTCCTCATAACGTTTCATTTTATGATATGCGACCGCTTGATTTAAATTTGCATAATATAACATTTTGGCATTATCGTTTCCGATTTTATTTTCAAGTTTATCCAAAACACGGAGTGCCTCCGAATATTTTTCCAATCGAATCAATATTACTCCGTATTTGTAAAGATAATCGTGTTTTTCAGGAAAATCTTTTACAAGCCCTTCCAGTAAAGTTTCCGCCTGTTGAAACTTTTTATGATTTGCGTAAATGAGAGATAAATTCCAACGAGCAGATGTGTCGTTTGGTTCCTTTTTAAGAATTTTAAGATATTCTTCTTCATTACTAGGTCCGACGGTTTCCGTATCTTCTGAATGTTTTTTAGGATGATGATGTACAACGTGATGACCTGAGGAAAGTCTCTCCTCGGCAGTAGATCTAATTTTTTGAATATGCGATAAATCAGGACTAATTTTTAAAAGTCGATTGGAATAAGAAATTACCTCGTGATAATCCCTTTGATAATTAAAATAGAGAATGATCTTTTGATAGCAGTTGACTAGATCCTTTTTAGGTAAACTAAGACTCACCGCCTTTTTAAAACTTTGAATGGATTTTGGATAATCTCTTCTATATTCGTAGATATAACCCATATACATCCAAGCTTCGCCAGAAGTCGGATTCGTATCGTTAAACTTTTGGAACTCGTCCATGGCCTTGGAAAAGTCCTTTCTTGCGTAAGCCTTTTTACCTTCTTTCAAATCTGCATACAACGAGGCAGAGAAAGAATACAAAAAAATCGAAAAAAACAAAATTCGAAAAGCCATAGAACCAAATATCAGAAAGGAAATCTTTTTTAAAAGTGAATTTGTGATCTCTTTTTCAATCGGTTTATAATAAATTTCCTAGAATATCCCAAAAATCCTTTCTTTTCGTTTTAACGAATTTTATACGTTATTGATTATTTTAGGATCGACTCAATTTTTCAGATTTTTTCAAAGCAAGTGATTGAGAAGCTCGAAGTACCAAACTCATCGTAGTAATTTGTGGATTGACGGAAAGACCCGTTGGATATACGGAAGCGTCCATCACATAAATATTTTTATGACCGTACAATTCCATATTCAAATCCACGGCTCCCTTTTCAGGAGAATTGGCGGCTTGAATCGATCCATGAGGATGTGCAGAGCCTACCACTAAACTTCCAGGATTGAATTTTTTTTCCAAGATCCAATCGAATTTAGTATTACGATCCACAAGAACAGGAGTTTCCATATCCGTAAACGGAAAGATGAGTTCTTTGGCTCCAGCTGCGACCTGCACTTCCGCCAACATTTTCAAACCCCGAAGCATATTTTTACCGTCTCCGGAAGTGAGTTCAAAATAAACTTTCCTTCTTCCTAAAGACCATTTTACGGAAGCATTCGCTTCTCCGTCGGATCCGTCCCGAACCAATACGATTCCGGCGTTCATATTAGAATACTTTTCGATCTGCTCAAATTGTTTCGATCCGTAAAAAGGGATCAAAGAAGCGACTAACGTAGGTCGGAAAGGCGCTACTTCCAACCAAAAACCGTAACCTG
Above is a genomic segment from Leptospira kirschneri serovar Cynopteri str. 3522 CT containing:
- a CDS encoding KpsF/GutQ family sugar-phosphate isomerase, which codes for MDPIFEKIEKAIDIEIESILHFRKNLDPSIKQAIELILDCKGKLIVTGVGKSGDVGKKISSTLSSTGTPSVFLHPADAAHGDAGIISGEDIIIAIGKSGESEELLNLIPTIKNIGAKLISMTANVDSKLAQESDVVLITPVLKEACPLELAPTSSTTIALILGDAIAMCLMELKNFKRENFALYHPAGRLGKRLSLKIDDVMRKDKDLAKVLPDTKLENILTEITVKRQGATGVTDSSGILLGIITDFDIRKKLKEGKLDSSISAEQLMNSNPTLFLSGSNAYDVLKQMESRPNPISVAPIVDNSKRLIGIVSIHDLLQKGL
- a CDS encoding type I 3-dehydroquinate dehydratase; protein product: MNQREFKIVLTINEDEFFSLKEHPFCDRIEIRLDLFSPKNIGQKLVDKIEELNTKCIFTYRQPEDTDQVASAKKEELDFHKIVSEIDPRAHYLDLELNRHNDLFESNLNKGFGLIRSVHKFDGILSEQEIRDWIGKDSYLKPEKYKSILPLIYKFAVFPNSIYELTQFLSSFRIVSNEFKKLNILLIGICMGSLGIVSRVFPDHFGSIFTYCCLNDPKAPGQVDLESLIRLRNL
- a CDS encoding tetratricopeptide repeat protein, yielding MAFRILFFSIFLYSFSASLYADLKEGKKAYARKDFSKAMDEFQKFNDTNPTSGEAWMYMGYIYEYRRDYPKSIQSFKKAVSLSLPKKDLVNCYQKIILYFNYQRDYHEVISYSNRLLKISPDLSHIQKIRSTAEERLSSGHHVVHHHPKKHSEDTETVGPSNEEEYLKILKKEPNDTSARWNLSLIYANHKKFQQAETLLEGLVKDFPEKHDYLYKYGVILIRLEKYSEALRVLDKLENKIGNDNAKMLYYANLNQAVAYHKMKRYEEAAKYYRKSYAVHSTVQPLIGLTKLKYEVKDCENAIKTAEKALEFGERTHEIRMYLALCKIQNKEETEGYAILKEIASKLEKENPEFKNLPDVYNDGILKLARYYTNRGEYEKALRYFHSVQSSEEEEREYRFYLGKAYYYTGKIDQSILLLEKVNNSSGAYYLLAKCYANKDDLEKTMEYIRKAAEIKPAIWSAAAEEKEFDRFKEKSTFRSFLETKGSDKETNQNNNQALDKT